A single window of Cottoperca gobio chromosome 9, fCotGob3.1, whole genome shotgun sequence DNA harbors:
- the LOC115013099 gene encoding major facilitator superfamily domain-containing protein 10, with protein sequence MSAMNKSADNGGSFSSKVINIVFITLLLDLLGFTLILPLLPSILDHYAQTGDGVYQSLQSVVDWFREGVGIPMEKKYNSVLFGGLIGSLFSLLQFLSSPVTGALSDRYGRRPLLILTTLGLISSYAVWAISRSFSMFLLFRVIGGICKGNVSLCTAIVADLPCPKARNRGMAMIGIAFSMGFTVGPLMGAYFALSSRTGNVFYQTPALLALAFSVADLLFIWVMLPETLTKDVKASSSGFGASRDLLNPLSLFHFSAVTRTKDPPPKERMQKLQALGLVYFCYLFLFSGLEFTLSFLTHQRFHFTSMQQGKMFFFIGVIMALIQGGYARRIKPGQHIKAVQVAIITLIPAFILIGLSWNITMLYVGLALYSFAAAIVVPCLSTLVSDHGSANQKGTVMGILRSLGALARALGPVLASSVYWIAGAQICFFLTSASFIIPLALLRTARSLKEE encoded by the exons ATGTCAGCCATGAACAAATCTGCAGACAATGGCGGCTCCTTCTCGTCAAAGGTCATCAACATTGTGTTTATCACGCTGCTGTTGGACCTGCTGGGATTTACATTGATTCTACCTCTACTGCCTTCGATTTTGGACCATTATGCACAAACAGGg GATGGTGTATATCAGTCTCTGCAGAGTGTTGTGGACTGGTTCAGGGAGGGTGTGGGGATCCCTATGGAAAAGAAATACAACAGTGTCCTGTTTGGAG GTCTGATCGGGTCGctgttttctctgctgcagtTCCTGTCGTCACCTGTAACCGGAGCTCTGTCAGACCGCTATGGCAGGCGGCCCTTGCTCATTCTTACCACA TTAGGGCTGATCTCCTCGTATGCAGTCTGGGCCATTTCCCGAAGCTTCAGCATGTTCCTGCTGTTTCGAGTAATTGGGGGCATTTGTAAGGGCAACGTCAGCCTCTGCACAGCCATCGTGGCCGACTTGCCTTGCCCGAAAGCACGGAACCGAGGAATG GCTATGATCGGCATTGCCTTCTCCATGGGCTTCACTGTGGGCCCTCTGATGGGAGCCTACTTTGCCCTCAGCTCCAGAACAGGAAACGTCTTCTACCAAACTCCAGCTCTACTCGCCTTGGCCTTCAGTGTGGCTGATCTGCTCTTTATATGGGTCATGTTGCCAGAGACGCTCACAAAGGATGTCAAG GCTTCATCTTCAGGGTTCGGGGCCTCCAGGGACCTTCTGAACCCGTTATCTTTGTTCCATTTTTCAGCTGTTACCAGAACAAAAGATCCACCTCCAAAAGAAC GAATGCAGAAACTTCAAGCATTGGGCCTGGTTTATTTCTGCTACCTCTTCCTGTTCTCTGGTCTGGAGTTCACGCTGAGTTTTCTGACTCACCAACGCTTCCACTTTACAAG TATGCAGCAGGGAAAGATGTTCTTCTTCATTGGTGTCATCATGGCTTTGATCCAGGGGGGTTATGCTCGCAGAATCAAACCTGGCCAGCATATCAAGGCTGTTCAAGTG gcaatCATAACATTAATCCCAGCGTTTATTCTCATCGGGCTCTCATGGAATATAACAATGCTTTACGTCGGCTTGGCGTTATACTCATTTG CGGCTGCAATAGTTGTTCCATGCCTGTCGACGCTTGTTTCTGACCACG GGTCGGCCAATCAGAAGGGCACAGTGATGGGGATTCTGCGTAGTTTGGGCGCTTTAGCCAGAGCACTGGGACCGGTTCTGGCATCCTCTG TTTACTGGATAGCTGGAGCTCAGATCTGCTTTTTCCTCACTTCGGCCTCTTTCATTATTCCTCTGGCTCTCCTGAGAACAGCCAGAAGTCTAAAGgaggagtga
- the LOC115013085 gene encoding selenocysteine insertion sequence-binding protein 2-like: MDKESKLSTAVLQSLDYKQQRRQKREPAELHTTSSPLMFPNPYVSDQSLRGNWTSGLTPKQNTSNGVSAAGKGDDVSRSHGYSSSRRVRDTSEDLLQRDRATRDAQAKTSKGNNGSPAHGRVLGRVLSRNSLDAQKKGLRGGRSAPNSVEKSKALQTDYVPFEVKMTDFPELAGGLLGKPGRPLVQRESWGPTPPSSSPQTQTSASSWKSVRRGPPTQLNPQQIANNAKPDSSAASPGQLVVTSWANVASQPPKKPVPEEKTTSSNHMQTEEMAAQQVEGAPGKKKRKKKKKKMKGAGEDADAESEEPAMYQEPPKFEDEEEFPGLTPARPGVDRLITSSYAAKLCNEENQREGVQHQSADQTKEKLPASKTPLTETTKKGQKAEKVSGKKSKVPVQLDIGNMLAALEKKQSQKAKQDDKPLILSVGGGLPVKQALVQKKPPWQQDKIAHNPLDSTSPLVKKGKQREVPKAKKPTPLKKVILKEREERKQKRLLEERGLLPENELKPASDATEEEEQCDTNTTVSDEVGSPTEELDDQSECNGINQMVKEGDEEDDKDEIVEQQTTSPVPCPASRPKIHSRKFRDYCSQMLSKDVDQCVTALLKELVRFQDRLYQKDPMKARMKRRIVMGLREVLKHLKLRKVKCVVISPNCERIQSKGGLDEALYTIIDTCREQGVPFVFALSRKALGRCVNKAVPVSLVGIFNYDGAQDFYHKMIELSSEARTAYEVMVSSLEQTGQAEAEEAVSIEEELHISNLAEEAEPSPDATHPEEPEYIKIWKKMLEKDCNHTFLNFEEQLSSMRLDSVCTENTDEDEKS, encoded by the exons ATGGACAAG GAGAGCAAACTGTCTACTGCTGTCCTGCAGTCTTTGGACTATAAACAGCAGCGGAGACAGAAAAGGGAGCCCGCAGAGCTACACACAACCTCATCCCCACTGATGTTTCCAAATCCGTATGTGTCCGACCAGAGTTTAAGAGG GAACTGGACGTCAGGTCTAACCCCAAAGCAGAATACATCAAATGGGGTGTCAGCAGCAGGAAAAGGAGATGATGTGTCAAGGAGTCATGGCTACAGCAGCAGCCGTCGTGTTAGAGACACCAGTGAGGATTTACTCCAGAGAGATAGGGCCACACGGGATGCACAAGCAAAG ACATCAAAAGGCAACAATGGCTCTCCTGCTCATGGCAGAGTTCTCGGCAGAGTTCTCAGCAGAAACTCACTGGATGCACAGAAAAAAG GTTTAAGAGGAGGCAGATCTGCCCCAAACTCTGTAGAGAAGTCAAAAGCACTGCAGACAGACTATGTGCCATTTGAAGTGAAGATGACTGATTTCCCAGAGTTAGCTGGTGGTTTGCTAGGCAAACCAGGACGCCCTCTTGTTCAGAGAGAGAGCTGGGGTCCAACTCCTCCCTCCTCGAGccctcaaacacaaacatcgGCATCTTCCTGGAAG TCTGTCAGGAGAGGACCCCCAACACAGCTTAACCCCCAACAAATTGCCAATAATGCTAAGCCAGATTCATCAGCTGCTTCACCAG GTCAGCTGGTGGTGACATCCTGGGCTAATGTCGCCTCTCAGCCTCCAAAGAAACCTGTCCCTGAAGAGAAGACAACCAGCAGCAACCACATGCAG ACGGAAGAAATGGCTGCACAGCAGGTAGAGGGAGCGCCAGGGAAGAAAAAgcggaagaaaaagaagaagaagatgaaaggTGCTGGTGAAGATGCAGATGCTGAGTCAGAAGAGCCGGCAATGTATCAAGAGCCTCCAAAATTTGag GATGAAGAGGAGTTCCCAGGCTTGACTCCTGCTCGGCCTGGGGTTGATAGATTGATAACAAGCAGCTATGCAGCCAAACTATGCAATGAG gAAAACCAAAGAGAAGGTGTTCAGCATCAGTCTGCCGACCAAACCAAGGAAAAATTGCCTGCATCAAAAACTCCGCTCACAGAGACGACTAAGAAAGGACAG AAAGCTGAAAAGGTTTCTGGGAAGAAAAGCAAAGTTCCTGTTCAGCTGGACATTGGAAACATGTTGGCCGCCCTGGAAAAGAAGCAATCTCAAAAAGCCAAGCAGGACGACAAACCACTCATTCTCTCAG TTGGTGGAGGACTACCTGTGAAGCAAGCATTAGTCCAGAAGAAGCCGCCCTGGCAGCAGGATAAAATTGCACACAATCCCCTGGACTCCACCAGCCCTTTGGTGAAGAAAGGCAAGCAGAGAGAGGTGCCCAAAGCCAAAAAACCCACTCCTCTCAAAAAG GTCATTTtgaaagaaagggaagagaggaaacaaaagcgtttgctggaggagagaggactGCTGCCTGAAAATGAGTTAAAACCTGCGAGTGAtgctacagaagaagaagagcagtgTGACACAAACACCACAG TCTCAGATGAGGTTGGAAGTCCTACAGAAGAACTTGATGATCAGTCGGAGTGTAACGGCATAAACCAGATGGTGAAAGAGGGTGATGAAGAGGACGACAAAGACGAGATCGTAGAGCAACAAACCACCTCACCGGTGCCTTGCCCAGCCAGTCGACCCAAAATCCACAGCAGAAAGTTCCGAGA CTATTGCAGCCAGATGCTGAGCAAAGACGTGGATCAGTGTGTGACGGCTCTGCTGAAGGAGCTGGTGCGTTTCCAGGACCGCCTGTACCAGAAGGACCCCATGAAGGCCCGCATGAAAAGACGCATTGTGATGGGGCTCAGAGAAGTCCTGAAGCACCTCAAACTCAGGAAGGTCAAGTGTGTCGTCATCTCACCCAACTGTGAACGCATCCAGTCCAAAG GAGGCCTGGACGAAGCTCTTTACACCATCATCGACACTTGTCGTGAACAAGGGGTGCCGTTCGTGTTTGCCCTCTCGAGGAAAGCTCTGGGTCGCTGCGTCAACAAGGCAGTGCCTGTCAGCCTGGTGGGCATCTTCAACTATGATGGTGCACAG GACTTCTATCATAAGATGATCGAGTTGTCGTCTGAAGCCAGGACGGCCTATGAGGTGATGGTGTCGAGTCTCGAGCAGACCGGCcaggcagaggcagaggaggcagtgagCATTGAGgaagagctgcacatcagcaaTCTGGCTGAGGAGGCCGAGCCCAGTCCTGACGCCACACATCCAGAGGAACCAGAGTACA tAAAAATTTGGAAGAAAATGTTGGAGAAGGATTGCAACCACACATTTCTGAACTTTGAGGAGCAGCTGAGCTCCATGCGCTTGGACAGTGTATGTACTGAAAACACTGATGAAGATGAGAAGAGTTGA
- the prlrb gene encoding prolactin receptor b: MRRDLGVALLVLLSAAVKSNSMSPPGKPVLLGCRSPDKETFTCWWEPGSDGGLPTTHHLYYERERLEGTYECADYQSAGRNSCFFNKNHTSIWVDYYLTVMASNALGNATSDPFKMDVMEIVKPDAPENVTVLVEERENSPCLHVRWDPPSNTDTKSGWVTIKYELRVKKENSSKWKKYTSGTQSHFSLYSVHPGGVYTAQVRCRLDHSFWSEWSNTTCVKISDYLQNERPFWILVSSLSAILCITAVCSLIVKRKYVKLCVLPPVPGPKIRGVDAQLLKSGGPEDVDNALIINQSFPPVVVWKDQMEEYLIVTENEDGLLSNSQKRSKSLIISACFHLASEIHCKESTFSHSAWEKAEERKNEIESTNKPFTNSGYVDIQRHVENIQGVHVKQVDYLRVKEVNGDNVLILETENVPFKTFGYMGVQRQERIPEDYSRVKEVHSDNMVVLQKQNVSVDSSCREKRNHYTDCALHNPRKVPVCTEIIDSEYVDTIPAPPLM, from the exons ATGAGGAGAGATCTTGGGGTGGCACTGCTCGTGTTGCTGTCTGCAGCTGTGAAGTCCAACA GCATGTCTCCACCAGGGAAACCGGTCCTCCTCGGCTGCAGGTCCCCCGACAAGGAGACGTTTACCTGCTGGTGGGAGCCAGGCTCCGACGGTGGGCTGCCCACCACACACCACCTGTATTACGAGAGAGAAAG ATTGGAGGGAACGTATGAGTGTGCGGACTATCAGTCGGCGGGGAGGAACTCCTGCTTCTTCAACAAGAACCACACTTCCATCTGGGTCGACTACTACCTGACAGTGATGGCCTCCAATGCCCTGGGGAATGCCACTTCAGACCCTTTTAAGATGGATGTCATGGAAATCG TGAAGCCTGATGCTCCTGAAAACGTAACGGTgctggtggaggagagagagaacagtcCGTGTCTCCATGTCAGATGGGATCCTCCATCTAACACAGACACCAAGTCCGGCTGGGTCACCATTAAATATGAACTAAGagtcaaaaaagaaaacagcagcaaGTGGAAG AAGTACACGTCAGGTACACAAAGTCATTTCAGCCTGTACAGTGTCCATCCTGGGGGGGTGTACACGGCGCAGGTGCGCTGCAGACTAGATCACAGCTTCTGGAGCGAGTGGAGCAATACTACCTGTGTGAAAATCTCTGACT atCTTCAGAATGAGAGACCATTTTGGATATTGGTTTCTAGCCTCTCTGCCATACTGTGTATAACAGCAGTGTGTTCCTTAATCGTGAAGAGGAAATA TGTGAAGCTGTGTGTTCTGCCACCTGTTCCTGGTCCAAAGATAAGAGGAGTCGATGCTCAACTTCTTAAG AGTGGGGGACCCGAAGACGTCGACAACGCCCTCATCATCAACCAGAGCTTTCCTCCTGTGGTGGTCTGGAAGGACCAGATGGAGGAGTATCTAATTGTGACTGAAAATGAAGATGGGCTTCTCTCCAATTCTCAAAAAAGGAGCAAAAGCTTGATTATTTCCGCTTGCTTCCACTTAGCCTCTGAAATCCATTGTAAGGAGTCCACCTTCAGCCACAGTGCCTGGGAAAAGGCtgaggaaagaaagaatgaaatagAAAGCACCAACAAACCATTCACAAACAGCGGTTATGTGGATATTCAACGACATGTTGAAAACATACAAGGGGTGCATGTGAAACAGGTGGACTACCTCAGAGTTAAAGAGGTGAACGGTGACAATGTTCTCATCCTCGAGACAGAAAACGTCCCATTTAAGACCTTTGGCTACATGGGCGttcagagacaagagagaataCCAGAGGACTACAGCAGGGTGAAAGAGGTGCACAGTGACAATATGGTCGTCCTgcagaaacaaaatgtgtcaGTTGACTCATCctgtagagagaagagaaaccACTACACAGACTGTGCCCTTCACAATCCAAGAAAGGTTCCTGTGTGCACAGAAATCATCGATAGCGAATATGTAGATACCATCCCTGCCCCACCTTTAATGTAA